The Mycolicibacterium flavescens genome has a segment encoding these proteins:
- the frdA gene encoding succinate dehydrogenase/fumarate reductase, flavoprotein subunit → MTGAERQIATSVLVIGTGGAGLRAAIELAEQGRDVLLVGKRPVGDAHTTLAAGGINAALGTMDPEDSWQQHAADTLTESYLLADPATVQIVTEGAAESIRDLERFGMTFAREQDGRISQRFFGAHTFRRTAFAGDYTGLELQRTLVKRVTQLAIPILDSAYITRLLVQDNTIFGAYGFDLRDGTRYTIHCDAVILAAGGHTRIWRRTSSRRDENTGDSFRLALEAGGRIRDPELVQFHPSGLIEPEDSAGTLVSEAARGEGGILRNDLGERFMKRYDPDRMELSTRDRVALAAYTEIKQGRGTPRGGVWLDVSHLPRTQIMERLPRVYQTLMDLQLLDITTTPIEIAPTAHYSMGGVWVRPDDHSTDVAGLYAIGEASSGLHGANRLGGNSLIELLVYGRIVGRAAAAYSSGLDAQIRSKAATSAARDEVDEVLFCNGKENVRSLQRALRNAMTEHAGVVRDETGLRTGLTELDDIERRLSDVGVHPDIAGFHDLAHAFDLKASVIAARATLETALERRETRGCHNRSDYPDLDDRLTVNLVWSGPGQIEHEAIAGIPAEIASRMRAVSADGKLVE, encoded by the coding sequence ATGACCGGTGCAGAGCGGCAGATCGCGACCTCAGTCCTGGTGATCGGAACCGGTGGTGCTGGTCTGCGTGCCGCGATCGAATTGGCAGAGCAAGGTCGAGACGTTCTCCTTGTCGGCAAGCGGCCCGTGGGCGACGCCCACACCACGTTGGCCGCGGGAGGCATCAACGCGGCGTTGGGCACCATGGATCCCGAGGACAGCTGGCAGCAGCACGCGGCCGACACACTGACCGAGAGCTATCTTCTCGCCGATCCGGCCACCGTGCAGATCGTGACCGAGGGTGCCGCCGAGTCGATTCGGGACCTGGAGCGCTTCGGGATGACGTTCGCCCGCGAGCAGGACGGCCGGATCTCCCAGCGGTTCTTCGGCGCCCACACGTTCCGCCGCACCGCGTTCGCCGGTGACTACACCGGGCTGGAACTGCAACGCACACTGGTCAAAAGGGTGACGCAGCTGGCGATTCCGATCCTCGACTCCGCCTACATCACCCGCCTCCTCGTCCAGGACAACACGATCTTCGGCGCATACGGCTTCGACCTTCGAGACGGCACCCGCTACACCATCCACTGCGACGCGGTCATCCTCGCCGCAGGCGGTCACACGCGGATCTGGCGGCGAACCTCATCGCGACGGGACGAGAACACCGGGGACTCCTTCCGATTGGCGCTCGAAGCCGGTGGGCGGATCCGCGACCCCGAACTCGTCCAGTTCCATCCGTCGGGGCTGATCGAACCCGAAGACTCGGCCGGGACGCTGGTGTCGGAGGCCGCTCGCGGAGAGGGTGGGATTCTGCGCAACGACCTCGGCGAGCGCTTCATGAAGCGCTACGACCCCGACCGCATGGAGCTGTCCACCCGCGACCGCGTCGCGCTCGCCGCCTACACGGAGATCAAGCAGGGGCGCGGTACGCCCCGCGGCGGGGTGTGGCTGGATGTCTCGCACTTGCCGCGGACACAGATCATGGAGCGACTCCCGCGGGTCTACCAGACTCTGATGGATCTGCAGTTGCTCGACATCACCACCACACCGATAGAAATCGCCCCGACCGCACACTATTCGATGGGCGGGGTGTGGGTTCGCCCCGACGACCACAGCACCGACGTCGCGGGGCTGTACGCCATCGGTGAGGCGTCCAGCGGCCTGCACGGAGCCAACCGCCTCGGCGGCAACTCGCTCATCGAACTCCTGGTCTACGGCAGAATCGTCGGACGGGCCGCCGCCGCCTACTCATCCGGACTGGACGCCCAGATCCGCTCCAAGGCAGCCACTTCCGCGGCCCGCGACGAGGTCGACGAGGTGCTGTTCTGCAACGGTAAGGAGAACGTCCGGTCCCTGCAGCGCGCGCTGCGCAACGCGATGACCGAGCATGCCGGCGTGGTGCGGGACGAAACCGGGCTGCGCACAGGTTTGACCGAACTCGACGACATCGAGCGGCGGCTTTCCGATGTCGGCGTACACCCCGACATCGCGGGCTTCCACGACCTCGCCCACGCCTTCGACCTCAAGGCGAGCGTCATCGCGGCGCGCGCGACGCTCGAGACCGCACTGGAACGACGTGAGACCCGCGGCTGCCACAACCGCTCGGACTATCCGGATTTGGACGATCGACTCACCGTCAACCTGGTGTGGTCCGGGCCCGGACAGATCGAACACGAAGCTATCGCGGGCATTCCCGCCGAGATCGCCAGCAGGATGCGTGCGGTGTCGGCGGACGGCAAGCTGGTCGAGTGA
- a CDS encoding transcriptional regulator, luxR family, whose translation MSGQGGAQALRGRTHECETLKNLVATVRSGSCQVLVLRGEAGVGKTALLDYVCQTASGFQIVHVAGVESDMELAFAGLQQLCAPLMTHLDAIPEPQREALNVAFGRGIGETPDRFLVGLAVLSVLAAAADEQPVLCVVDDAQWLDQVSVQTLGFIARRLLAEPVALVFAIRDQPELLGGLPELSIHGLSDTDARELLESVMFGGIDPRVRDRIVAETRGIPLAILEVPRSVSATELSGGFWISGKRSSAAAVEQGFIRRIQALPRSTRQLLLIAAAEPIGDAALFLGAAAQLGIPVDDLAPAEADGLIEFGPRMRFHHPLIRSAAYRAAELADRRAVHRALADATDPAVDPDRRAWHAANAAAGPDEAIAAELEHSAARAQSRGGMAAAATFLERATALTFDPLLRGARALAAAYAKRDAAAPGAAHELLAIAELGPLTDLQRAQVARLRAQMDFVRSRAGDVGAPRLSETAPPLLDAARRFHGVDGYSSRESYLEGIAALMYAGRLGEPGALVRAAEDARVALQAVSELPRAIDHLLKGVAERITGGVGQGWAALRAGLDAMCDQAESDETAVGRWLKVPGFPILQESSAHELWDEQILRKLSTAAVRYARSSGALAGLPRALIYRAGVHTLAGEFAAAEQLLEEAASITAATDHNSAVRYHWLLLMAWRGDVEQAGSLLEGAAADGIARGEGRVLGLTGYATALLYNGLGRYEEALAVAREACDYDDFGIHGWCLFELVEAATRAGADDAARWALGRLEERAGASGTDWGLGAVANAQALLADDDDADRLFGESIERLDRAGIVVHVARARLLYGEWLRRANRRIDARRELTEAHETFTRIGAQAFAERARRELVATGEKVRKQQSRAGGSELTAQEAQIARLAADGLTNQEIGAQLFISTHTVEWHLRKVFVKLGITSRRQLRTVSWAS comes from the coding sequence ATGTCTGGCCAGGGTGGAGCACAAGCCCTCCGTGGCCGTACCCACGAATGCGAGACGCTGAAGAACCTCGTCGCGACCGTGCGATCGGGCAGCTGCCAGGTGCTTGTCCTGCGCGGTGAGGCGGGCGTCGGTAAGACGGCCCTGCTCGACTACGTCTGCCAAACCGCATCGGGATTCCAGATCGTGCACGTCGCCGGTGTGGAGTCCGATATGGAACTCGCCTTCGCGGGCCTACAGCAGCTGTGCGCTCCGCTGATGACGCATCTTGACGCGATTCCCGAACCGCAGCGCGAAGCCCTCAACGTCGCGTTCGGCCGCGGCATCGGGGAGACACCGGACCGGTTCCTCGTCGGCCTCGCCGTGTTGAGCGTGCTGGCCGCCGCCGCCGACGAACAACCGGTGCTCTGCGTTGTCGACGATGCGCAATGGCTGGACCAGGTTTCGGTGCAGACGCTCGGCTTCATCGCACGCCGCCTGCTCGCCGAACCCGTCGCGTTGGTGTTCGCCATCCGGGACCAGCCCGAACTGCTGGGCGGCCTGCCCGAGCTGTCGATCCACGGGCTGTCCGACACCGATGCGCGAGAACTGCTGGAGTCGGTCATGTTCGGCGGCATCGACCCCCGGGTGCGCGACCGCATCGTCGCCGAGACCCGCGGCATTCCGCTGGCCATCCTCGAGGTGCCGCGCAGCGTGTCGGCGACCGAACTGTCCGGCGGTTTCTGGATCTCGGGTAAACGCTCGTCGGCGGCAGCGGTCGAACAGGGTTTCATCCGCCGGATCCAGGCGCTGCCGCGGTCGACGCGGCAGCTACTGCTCATCGCCGCCGCCGAACCGATCGGCGACGCCGCGTTGTTTCTCGGCGCCGCAGCACAATTGGGAATCCCGGTCGACGATCTCGCGCCGGCCGAAGCCGACGGTCTGATCGAGTTCGGCCCACGCATGCGGTTCCACCACCCGTTGATCCGCTCGGCCGCCTACCGTGCCGCGGAGTTGGCGGACCGCCGTGCCGTCCACCGCGCCCTCGCCGACGCCACCGACCCCGCCGTCGATCCGGACCGTCGCGCGTGGCATGCGGCCAACGCCGCGGCCGGCCCCGACGAGGCGATTGCCGCCGAGTTGGAGCACTCCGCCGCCCGCGCCCAGAGCAGGGGCGGGATGGCAGCGGCGGCAACGTTTCTGGAGCGGGCCACCGCGTTGACCTTCGACCCGCTGCTGCGCGGGGCCAGAGCGCTGGCGGCCGCTTACGCCAAACGGGACGCCGCTGCGCCGGGAGCGGCGCACGAACTCCTGGCGATCGCCGAACTCGGTCCGCTGACCGACCTCCAGCGGGCTCAGGTAGCGCGGTTGCGGGCACAGATGGACTTCGTCCGAAGCCGCGCCGGTGACGTCGGTGCACCACGACTGTCGGAGACCGCACCACCACTTCTCGACGCCGCTCGCCGCTTCCATGGTGTCGACGGCTATTCGTCTCGGGAAAGCTACCTCGAGGGCATCGCGGCGTTGATGTATGCGGGCCGCCTCGGGGAGCCCGGTGCGCTGGTACGAGCCGCCGAGGATGCACGGGTCGCGCTGCAGGCCGTCTCGGAACTGCCCCGCGCGATCGACCACCTGCTCAAGGGGGTGGCCGAACGGATCACCGGCGGGGTCGGACAGGGTTGGGCCGCGTTGCGGGCGGGGCTGGACGCGATGTGCGATCAAGCAGAGTCCGACGAGACCGCGGTCGGGCGCTGGCTGAAGGTTCCCGGATTCCCGATCCTGCAGGAGTCTTCGGCCCACGAACTGTGGGATGAACAGATCCTTCGTAAGTTGTCGACCGCCGCGGTGCGCTACGCCCGTTCGTCCGGGGCGCTCGCCGGACTGCCGCGCGCCCTCATCTACCGGGCCGGAGTTCACACCTTGGCCGGTGAATTCGCCGCGGCCGAACAGCTTCTCGAAGAGGCGGCCTCGATCACCGCGGCCACCGACCACAACTCCGCTGTTCGGTATCACTGGCTGTTGCTGATGGCATGGCGCGGTGACGTGGAGCAGGCGGGATCGCTGCTTGAAGGCGCCGCGGCCGACGGGATCGCCAGGGGCGAAGGCCGTGTGCTCGGGTTGACCGGCTATGCGACCGCGTTGTTGTACAACGGCCTCGGCCGCTACGAGGAGGCGCTCGCCGTTGCGCGGGAGGCTTGTGACTACGACGACTTCGGAATCCACGGGTGGTGTCTTTTCGAACTGGTCGAGGCGGCGACGCGCGCCGGAGCCGACGACGCGGCCAGGTGGGCCCTTGGCCGGCTCGAGGAGCGGGCGGGCGCCAGCGGCACCGACTGGGGACTCGGCGCGGTGGCCAACGCGCAGGCCCTGTTGGCCGACGACGACGACGCGGATCGACTGTTCGGCGAGTCCATCGAACGTCTGGACCGCGCAGGCATCGTCGTACACGTCGCGCGCGCCCGGCTGCTCTACGGCGAATGGCTGCGGCGGGCCAACCGGCGGATCGACGCGCGCCGCGAACTCACCGAAGCCCACGAGACATTCACGCGAATCGGCGCACAGGCCTTCGCCGAACGTGCGCGCCGCGAACTGGTGGCCACCGGGGAGAAGGTCCGCAAACAGCAGTCGCGGGCGGGCGGCAGTGAGCTGACCGCCCAGGAGGCCCAGATCGCCCGGCTCGCCGCTGACGGCCTGACGAATCAGGAGATCGGCGCCCAGCTGTTCATCAGCACGCACACCGTCGAGTGGCATCTGCGCAAGGTGTTCGTCAAGCTCGGGATCACCTCGCGCAGACAACTTCGCACCGTGTCGTGGGCGAGCTAG
- a CDS encoding putative nucleoside-diphosphate sugar epimerase has product MKIVVIGGTGLIGSKLVQILDRQGHDTVAAAPSTGVNTFTGEGLRDVLEGADVVVDVSNSPQLDDSAQEFFRTATKNLLDAEEAADVGHHVALSVVGTDQMAPQSGYFQAKLDQERLISDGPIPFTIVHATQFFEFLQTLADSATEGDTVRMPPVYFQPMAAADVAEGLAIAAVNEPVNRIVEIGGPVEFLLPDLIRTALTARGDTRQVVADPSAKYWGIDLAERTLVPGERATLFGTRFEDWILAAAARA; this is encoded by the coding sequence ATGAAGATCGTGGTCATCGGCGGAACCGGCCTCATCGGTTCGAAACTGGTGCAGATACTGGACCGGCAGGGCCACGACACGGTGGCCGCGGCACCGTCGACCGGCGTCAACACGTTTACCGGCGAGGGCCTGCGCGATGTGCTCGAAGGCGCCGACGTGGTTGTCGACGTGTCGAACTCGCCGCAGCTCGACGACTCGGCCCAAGAGTTCTTCCGGACCGCGACGAAGAACCTGCTCGACGCCGAAGAAGCCGCAGACGTCGGCCACCACGTCGCGCTGTCGGTGGTGGGCACCGACCAGATGGCCCCGCAGAGCGGCTACTTCCAGGCCAAACTCGACCAGGAACGGCTGATCAGCGACGGGCCGATCCCGTTCACGATCGTGCACGCCACGCAGTTCTTCGAGTTCCTGCAGACGCTCGCCGACTCGGCGACCGAGGGCGACACGGTGCGGATGCCACCGGTGTACTTCCAGCCGATGGCCGCCGCCGACGTCGCCGAAGGCCTCGCCATCGCCGCGGTGAACGAGCCGGTGAACCGCATCGTCGAGATCGGTGGACCGGTGGAGTTCCTGCTGCCCGACCTGATCCGGACCGCGCTGACCGCCCGCGGCGACACCCGCCAGGTTGTCGCCGATCCCTCGGCGAAGTACTGGGGAATCGACCTGGCCGAACGCACCCTGGTGCCCGGTGAGCGCGCGACGTTGTTCGGCACGCGGTTCGAGGACTGGATTCTGGCGGCCGCCGCCAGGGCCTGA
- the splB gene encoding radical SAM domain-containing protein — translation MTSTVNSDVVQRRIPTALADRLLDIKRIYHEPAIEQFPRARQVLERYPDAERIEVLSHQAIPGLYGNEGNVEDWVRNKREILVLGEKKSLSARRNERSSDWIAPSTANGCAMACSYCYVPRRKGYANPITVFTNIEKITRYLERHAARQGVKPQPNQCDPVDWVYDIGENSDCSVDAIVSDNVRDLVELFARIPNAKASFATKLVNRDLLDYDPRGGTRVRFSLMPAETSRVLDVRTSKIAERIAAIDAFVDAGYEVHLNFSPVVVHENWLADWAELLEQVADGTSDRAKQQLAAEIIFLTHNEGLHDVNLGWHPKGEDLLWRPDLQQVKRSQSGQWNVRYKSPWKGRWVAELTDLIAAKLPACRVRYAF, via the coding sequence ATGACCTCGACGGTGAACTCCGACGTCGTGCAGCGACGCATACCGACCGCCCTCGCCGACCGGCTGCTCGACATCAAGCGGATCTACCACGAGCCCGCCATCGAACAGTTCCCCCGCGCACGTCAGGTGCTCGAGCGCTACCCGGATGCCGAGCGCATCGAGGTGCTGTCACATCAGGCGATACCGGGTCTGTACGGAAACGAGGGCAACGTCGAGGACTGGGTCCGCAACAAGCGGGAAATCCTGGTGCTGGGCGAGAAGAAGAGCTTGAGTGCGCGGCGCAACGAGCGGTCCAGCGACTGGATCGCACCGTCGACCGCGAACGGCTGCGCGATGGCGTGCTCGTACTGCTACGTCCCGCGCCGTAAGGGCTACGCCAACCCGATCACGGTGTTCACCAACATCGAGAAAATTACCCGATACCTCGAACGTCACGCCGCGCGGCAAGGTGTGAAGCCGCAACCGAACCAATGCGATCCCGTCGACTGGGTCTACGACATCGGCGAGAACAGCGACTGTTCGGTAGACGCGATCGTCTCCGACAACGTGCGCGATCTCGTCGAGTTGTTCGCGCGAATTCCCAACGCCAAGGCCAGCTTCGCGACGAAACTCGTCAACCGCGACCTGCTCGACTACGACCCGCGTGGCGGAACCCGCGTGCGATTCAGCTTGATGCCGGCCGAGACGTCGCGGGTGCTCGACGTGCGCACGTCGAAGATCGCTGAGCGGATCGCCGCGATCGACGCCTTCGTCGACGCCGGTTACGAAGTCCACTTGAACTTCAGTCCCGTTGTCGTCCACGAGAATTGGCTCGCCGACTGGGCGGAGCTGCTCGAGCAGGTCGCCGACGGGACTTCGGATCGTGCAAAGCAGCAGCTGGCCGCCGAGATCATCTTCCTGACCCACAACGAGGGCCTTCACGACGTCAACCTCGGCTGGCATCCCAAAGGGGAGGACCTGCTGTGGCGTCCAGATCTTCAACAGGTCAAGCGCAGCCAGAGCGGGCAGTGGAACGTGCGATACAAGTCGCCGTGGAAGGGCCGCTGGGTCGCCGAGCTGACCGACCTGATCGCCGCCAAGCTGCCGGCGTGCCGGGTGCGCTACGCGTTCTGA
- the czcO_2 gene encoding FAD-dependent pyridine nucleotide-disulfide oxidoreductase produces the protein MTEHHESVVIVGAGPCGLAIARQLRHECDVDALVVDRADAVASAWRNRYDGFRLNTCGWWSHLPGQRIPLRYGRWPTRDDMVDYFDDYVRRQRIRVNLGRNVVRVDREPHGWRLDTDGAPITADAVVVATGNYHTPALPEWAGIEGFTGEVLHSEHYRNAAPFAGRDVLVAGAGNSATDIALQLSDGVARRVWMAVRTPPHLVPRSAAGIPVDAFSAAFERLPVPVLDQAAALMRRVWFGDLRRQGLPAPRSGIYTALLTDEQIPTIGDELVPHVKAGHIEIVAAVDSFDGDSVMLSDGSALAPDVVIAATGYRRGLEPLVGHHGVLDEAGRPKVNGLPCAAPGLWFAGYDEPLIGPLRSFRMQASPIARDIAGHLSGSDEHHCPSTRSTASECVRRSLNEP, from the coding sequence ATGACCGAGCACCACGAGTCCGTCGTCATCGTCGGCGCGGGTCCCTGCGGGCTGGCGATCGCACGTCAGCTCCGCCACGAGTGCGATGTTGATGCGCTCGTCGTAGACCGCGCCGACGCCGTCGCATCGGCGTGGCGCAACCGCTACGACGGGTTCCGGCTCAACACCTGCGGGTGGTGGTCGCATCTACCCGGCCAGCGGATCCCACTGCGCTACGGGCGCTGGCCGACCCGCGACGACATGGTCGACTACTTCGACGACTATGTGCGCCGACAGCGCATTCGAGTGAACTTGGGCCGCAACGTGGTTCGGGTCGACCGCGAGCCGCACGGTTGGCGGCTGGATACCGACGGTGCGCCAATCACCGCGGACGCCGTCGTCGTCGCAACCGGTAACTACCACACGCCTGCGCTGCCCGAGTGGGCGGGAATCGAGGGGTTCACCGGTGAGGTGCTGCACTCCGAGCACTACCGCAACGCCGCGCCGTTCGCCGGCCGCGACGTCCTGGTGGCCGGCGCGGGGAACTCGGCGACCGACATCGCGCTGCAGCTCAGCGATGGAGTGGCCCGCCGCGTGTGGATGGCGGTGCGCACGCCCCCGCATCTCGTCCCGCGGTCGGCCGCCGGAATACCGGTCGACGCGTTCAGTGCGGCGTTCGAGCGCCTGCCGGTGCCGGTGTTGGATCAGGCGGCCGCATTGATGCGCAGGGTGTGGTTCGGAGACCTTCGCCGCCAGGGCCTCCCGGCACCCCGCAGCGGCATCTACACGGCGCTGTTGACCGACGAGCAGATCCCGACGATCGGCGACGAGCTCGTCCCGCATGTCAAAGCCGGGCACATCGAGATCGTCGCAGCAGTGGACTCGTTCGACGGTGACAGTGTGATGCTGTCCGACGGCAGCGCGCTGGCGCCCGACGTGGTGATCGCCGCGACCGGCTATCGGCGAGGACTGGAACCGCTCGTCGGCCACCACGGCGTGCTGGACGAGGCGGGCCGGCCGAAGGTCAACGGGCTTCCTTGTGCTGCGCCGGGGCTGTGGTTCGCCGGATACGACGAGCCGCTGATCGGGCCGCTGCGGTCCTTCCGGATGCAGGCCTCGCCGATCGCGCGCGACATCGCGGGCCATCTCTCGGGAAGTGACGAACATCATTGCCCGTCAACAAGATCAACTGCATCGGAGTGTGTCCGTCGTTCGTTGAACGAACCATGA
- the galE_6 gene encoding NAD-dependent epimerase/dehydratase produces the protein MRIVITGASGNVGTALLRRLTESDTGHDIVGVVRRPPEPTGVYGRIRWHKLDLADPDAATQLRAVFDGADAVVHLAWGFQPTRNTEYLNSVGVGGTTAVLEAAHDARVGRLVHQSSVGAYAPGRYGQYVDESWPTTGIRTSPYSRDKSDAEALLDDYERENGEAGVPIARTRPGFIVQRAAASGLMRYALPGYVPMLAVPLLPVLPLDRRLCIPLVHADDVADALARVVERGASGPFNLAAEPPVGREQVAEVLNAKPVHVPSGVLGALVDVSWRARLQPIDRGWIDMAFSVPLLDCGRAQAELEWTPRWNAVDALADVIGGVSQEAHTESPPLRRRSLIEQFQRDLTKGLLTTRHLP, from the coding sequence ATGCGCATCGTCATCACCGGGGCCTCCGGCAACGTCGGGACCGCGCTGCTGCGGCGGCTGACCGAAAGCGACACCGGACACGACATCGTCGGCGTGGTGCGAAGGCCGCCCGAGCCGACCGGCGTCTACGGGCGCATCCGCTGGCACAAACTCGACCTCGCCGACCCGGATGCGGCGACCCAGCTGCGCGCGGTCTTCGACGGCGCGGATGCCGTCGTCCACCTCGCGTGGGGGTTTCAGCCGACCCGCAACACCGAATACCTGAACAGCGTGGGCGTCGGCGGCACCACGGCCGTCCTCGAGGCGGCCCATGACGCGCGGGTCGGCCGGCTTGTGCACCAGTCGTCGGTGGGCGCGTACGCGCCGGGGCGCTACGGCCAGTACGTCGACGAGTCATGGCCGACCACCGGCATCCGGACGTCCCCCTACAGCCGCGACAAGTCGGACGCGGAAGCACTGCTCGACGACTACGAACGCGAGAACGGCGAGGCGGGCGTCCCGATCGCGCGGACGCGCCCCGGCTTCATCGTGCAGCGCGCCGCGGCCAGCGGCCTGATGCGTTACGCGCTGCCCGGCTACGTGCCGATGCTCGCGGTTCCGCTGCTGCCCGTGCTGCCGCTCGACCGCCGCTTGTGCATCCCGCTGGTCCACGCCGACGATGTCGCCGACGCGCTGGCCAGGGTGGTCGAGCGCGGTGCCAGCGGGCCGTTCAACCTGGCGGCCGAACCCCCGGTGGGCCGCGAGCAGGTCGCCGAGGTGCTGAACGCCAAACCGGTCCACGTGCCGTCGGGGGTGCTCGGGGCTCTAGTCGACGTCAGCTGGCGGGCGCGGCTGCAGCCCATCGACCGGGGCTGGATCGACATGGCGTTCAGCGTTCCGCTGCTGGACTGCGGCCGCGCCCAGGCCGAACTCGAGTGGACCCCGCGGTGGAATGCGGTCGACGCGCTCGCCGACGTCATCGGCGGGGTGTCTCAGGAGGCGCACACCGAGAGCCCGCCCCTGCGGCGCCGGTCGCTGATCGAACAGTTCCAACGCGACCTCACCAAGGGCTTGCTGACCACAAGACACCTGCCCTAG
- the lipC gene encoding Esterase LipC translates to MSFYRSLHPLDLVMASTRMYASLPVVGKHLEPFAGLTAMMMYGHHYAPAALRGMASRRLSSDAAEAAPADLPGEAISPSRGKRTPPYLRFRAQRQRCLYRSSVRYGDHLAQLLDVWRLPDLPPDAPVLLFVPGGAWVHGSRVMQGHTMLHHLVKQGWVCLTMDYRVSPVNRWPRHIADVNAAIAWARANVDKFGGDRNFVAVAGCSAGGHLASLAALTPGDPRFRGELTEDADTTVDAVVGIYGRYDWQDRSTPTRKNFQNFLERVVVGRSQARHPDVFEAASPLARIHADAPPFFLIHGEQDTIIPVGEARVFADKLSAVSRNRVEYSEIRRAGHAFDLVDSSHARRLAVEVGRFLNDARARQLEGETAAAV, encoded by the coding sequence ATGTCTTTCTACCGCTCGCTGCATCCGCTCGATCTCGTCATGGCCTCGACGCGGATGTACGCGTCGCTGCCCGTGGTCGGCAAGCACCTCGAGCCGTTTGCCGGCCTCACCGCGATGATGATGTACGGCCACCACTACGCACCGGCAGCGCTACGCGGCATGGCCTCGCGCCGACTGAGCTCCGACGCCGCGGAGGCCGCGCCCGCCGATTTGCCCGGTGAGGCCATCTCGCCTTCGCGCGGGAAGCGGACGCCGCCCTACTTGCGGTTCCGCGCTCAGCGCCAGCGGTGCCTCTACCGCAGTTCGGTGCGCTACGGCGACCATCTCGCACAGCTGCTCGACGTCTGGCGGCTGCCCGACCTGCCGCCCGATGCGCCGGTGCTGCTGTTCGTCCCCGGCGGCGCGTGGGTGCATGGCTCCCGCGTCATGCAGGGCCACACGATGTTGCACCACCTGGTCAAGCAGGGCTGGGTCTGTCTGACCATGGACTACCGGGTGTCCCCGGTGAACCGCTGGCCCCGCCATATCGCCGACGTCAACGCCGCGATCGCGTGGGCGCGGGCCAACGTCGACAAGTTCGGCGGCGACCGGAACTTCGTCGCGGTCGCCGGCTGCTCCGCGGGCGGGCACCTGGCCTCCCTGGCGGCCCTCACTCCCGGCGACCCGAGGTTCCGCGGCGAGCTCACCGAGGACGCCGACACCACCGTGGACGCGGTGGTCGGGATCTACGGACGCTATGACTGGCAGGACCGGTCGACGCCCACCCGCAAGAACTTCCAGAACTTCCTGGAGCGCGTTGTCGTCGGCCGCTCGCAGGCCAGGCACCCCGACGTGTTCGAGGCCGCCTCACCGCTGGCCCGCATCCACGCGGACGCGCCGCCGTTCTTCCTCATCCACGGGGAGCAGGACACCATCATCCCGGTCGGCGAGGCCCGCGTGTTCGCGGACAAGCTGAGCGCGGTGTCACGAAACCGGGTGGAGTACAGCGAGATTCGGCGTGCAGGGCACGCATTCGACCTCGTCGACTCGTCTCACGCGCGACGGCTGGCGGTCGAGGTCGGTAGGTTCCTCAACGACGCCCGCGCCCGCCAACTCGAGGGCGAGACCGCCGCGGCCGTCTAA
- the iolS gene encoding putative oxidoreductase, aryl-alcohol dehydrogenase like protein: MASVKYLEVEGVGRVSRIGLGTWQFGSREWGYGDSYAAGPAREIVQRSLALGVTLFDTAEIYGFGKSERILGEALGDQRSDVAVASKVFPVAPFPAVVKQRAHASARRLGLQKIPLYQIHQSNPVVPDSVIMPGMRDLIDDGVIGAAGVSNYSLSRWQRADTALGRPVISNQVHFSLAHPQALERLVPFAERENRIVIAYSPLAQGLLGGKYGPDNRPGGVRATNPLFGTENLRRAEPLLHTLRDVAADVGAKPAQVALAWLIHLPNVVAIPGASSVEQLEFNVAAADIELSAEAQEALTAAACAFRPVSAARSLADTVREKLGVG; this comes from the coding sequence GTGGCCTCCGTGAAGTACTTGGAGGTCGAGGGAGTGGGCCGGGTAAGCCGCATTGGGCTTGGGACCTGGCAGTTCGGGTCTCGGGAGTGGGGCTACGGCGACAGTTACGCCGCCGGTCCGGCGCGAGAAATCGTGCAGCGTTCGCTGGCGCTGGGCGTCACGTTGTTCGACACGGCCGAGATCTATGGTTTCGGCAAGAGCGAGCGGATCCTCGGCGAGGCGCTGGGCGACCAGCGCTCCGACGTGGCGGTGGCCAGCAAGGTCTTCCCGGTCGCCCCGTTCCCGGCGGTGGTCAAGCAGCGCGCGCACGCCAGCGCGCGGCGGCTGGGGCTGCAGAAGATCCCGCTGTATCAGATCCACCAGTCCAACCCGGTGGTGCCCGATTCGGTGATCATGCCGGGGATGCGCGACCTGATCGACGACGGCGTGATCGGTGCGGCGGGTGTGTCGAACTACTCGCTGTCGCGCTGGCAGAGGGCCGACACCGCGCTCGGACGACCGGTGATCAGCAATCAGGTGCACTTCTCGCTGGCGCATCCCCAGGCGCTCGAGCGTCTGGTGCCGTTCGCCGAGCGTGAGAACCGCATCGTGATCGCCTACAGTCCGCTGGCCCAGGGCCTGCTCGGCGGCAAGTACGGCCCCGACAACCGGCCCGGCGGCGTGCGCGCGACGAACCCGCTGTTCGGCACCGAGAACCTGCGACGGGCCGAACCGTTGCTGCATACGCTGCGCGACGTCGCCGCCGATGTCGGCGCGAAACCCGCGCAGGTGGCGCTGGCGTGGCTGATTCACCTGCCGAACGTCGTCGCGATCCCCGGCGCGTCCAGCGTCGAACAACTCGAGTTCAACGTGGCAGCCGCCGACATCGAGCTCAGCGCCGAGGCGCAGGAGGCGCTCACCGCGGCCGCCTGCGCTTTCCGCCCGGTGTCCGCGGCCCGCTCCCTGGCGGACACGGTGCGTGAGAAGCTCGGCGTCGGTTAG